From one Hirundo rustica isolate bHirRus1 chromosome 8, bHirRus1.pri.v3, whole genome shotgun sequence genomic stretch:
- the CISD1 gene encoding CDGSH iron-sulfur domain-containing protein 1 isoform X1, translating to MGPGQCGAVRVEWIGAVSLAAGAAALGYLAYKKLLSKDKCCKAMVNPHIQKDNPKVVHAFDVEDLGDKAVYCRCWRSKKFPLCDGSHTKHNEETGDNVGPLIIKRKEA from the exons TTGAATGGATTGGTGCAGTCTCCttagctgctggagcagctgctcttggATATCTAGCTTACAAAAAACTTCTCTCTAAAGACAAATGCTGCAAAGCAATGGTGAATCCCCATATCCAGAAGGATAACCCCAAGGTTGTCCATGCCTTTGATGTGGAAGATCTTGGAGACAAGGCTGTGTACTGTCGTTGTTGGAGGTCTAAGAAG ttccCACTGTGTGATGGCTCTCACACAAAGCACAATGAGGAAACTGGCGACAACGTTGGGCCTCTGATCATCAAGAGGAAGGAGGCGTAG
- the CISD1 gene encoding CDGSH iron-sulfur domain-containing protein 1 isoform X2: MPVEWIGAVSLAAGAAALGYLAYKKLLSKDKCCKAMVNPHIQKDNPKVVHAFDVEDLGDKAVYCRCWRSKKFPLCDGSHTKHNEETGDNVGPLIIKRKEA; encoded by the exons TTGAATGGATTGGTGCAGTCTCCttagctgctggagcagctgctcttggATATCTAGCTTACAAAAAACTTCTCTCTAAAGACAAATGCTGCAAAGCAATGGTGAATCCCCATATCCAGAAGGATAACCCCAAGGTTGTCCATGCCTTTGATGTGGAAGATCTTGGAGACAAGGCTGTGTACTGTCGTTGTTGGAGGTCTAAGAAG ttccCACTGTGTGATGGCTCTCACACAAAGCACAATGAGGAAACTGGCGACAACGTTGGGCCTCTGATCATCAAGAGGAAGGAGGCGTAG